The Musa acuminata AAA Group cultivar baxijiao chromosome BXJ1-3, Cavendish_Baxijiao_AAA, whole genome shotgun sequence genome window below encodes:
- the LOC103980010 gene encoding uncharacterized protein LOC103980010 isoform X9, which produces MAAICILMRTSARFLQQVRCLYRFHRGGISANRLGKTDRVSILNHPVVGALVGREADRYLNQSLLFFRAVCTSGGSCDVGGAGPLLEYEKRITSGELVGGDSFQTHFKHCKGSMKSLWSMKRVASWIDISHHKSLGGSLCRRRWLWSRFMPQSTYSPVKGLYLYGGVGTGKTMLMDLFFNQLPSNWRKKRIHFHDFMLNVHSRLQMHKGVADPLEVVAAEISDESILLCLDEFMVTDVADALILNRLFCHLFSNGVVLVSTSNRAPDQLYEGGLQRDLFLPFIETLKERCVIHEISSSTDYRKMGSAENGYYFIGKKYSGLLREKFHQLIGAEKPGPQVVEVVMGRKLQVPLGANGCAYFPFEDLCDRPLGAADYFGLFSELAPLLFCINYMQFVVYLGITLIIVLENILFPIACFDFFQNYCAEKFHTLALEGVPKFGIHNRTAAYR; this is translated from the exons ATGG CTGCCATCTGTATTTTGATGAGAACCTCAGCACGGTTTCTTCAACAAGTCCGGTGTTTGTATCGGTTTCACCGAGGAGGGATTTCAGCGAATAGACTGGGGAAAACCGATAGAGTTTCCATTTTGAATCATCCGGTTGTGGGAGCCCTTGTCGGCAGAGAAGCCGATAGATACCTGAACCAAAGTTTGCTTTTCTTCAGGGCTGTGTGTACTAGCGGAG GATCTTGTGATGTTGGCGGAGCAGGCCCTTTGCTGGAGTATGAAAAGAGAATTACATCCGGCGAACTTGTTGGCGGAGACAGCTTCCAG ACACACTTCAAGCACTGCAAAGGCTCTATGAAGAGCTTGTGGAGCATGAAGAGAGTTGCCAGTTGGATAGATATAAGTCATCACAAAAGTCTGGGAG GATCATTATGCAGGAGGAGGTGGCTATGGTCCCGTTTTATGCCTCAGTCTACTTATTCACCAGTTAAAGGGCTGTATCTTTATGGAGGAGTAGGCACTGGAAAAACAATGCTTATGGATTTGTTTTTCAATCAATT GCCATCTAATTGGAGGAAGAAAAGAATACACTTTCATGATTTTATGTTGAATGTACATAGCCGGCTACAG ATGCACAAAGGGGTAGCAGATCCACTTGAAGTTGTTGCAGCAGAGATTTCAGATGAGTCCATTCTACTATGCCTTGATGAATTTATG GTAACTGATGTTGCTGATGCTTTGATATTAAATCGGCTTTTTTGCCATTTGTTCAGCAATGGTGTG GTTCTTGTCTCCACTTCCAATCGTGCTCCAGACCAGCTCTATGAAGGTGGTTTGCAAAGGGACCTATTTTTACCTTTTATTGAAACCTTGAAG gaaaggtgTGTAATTCATGAAATTAGCTCTTCAACGGACTACCGAAAGATGGGTTCT GCAGAGAATGGCTACTATTTTATCGGGAAGAAGTACTCTGGACTCCTAAGAGAGAAGTTTCATCAGTTAATAGGAGCAGAGAAACCTGGCCCGCAAGTTGTTGAAGTTGTAATGGGACGAAAGTTGCAG GTCCCACTCGGAGCTAATGGATGTGCATATTTTCCTTTTGAGGATCTTTGTGACAGACCTTTGGGGGCAGCAGACTACTTTGGATTGTTCAGTGAGCTAGCTCCACTCCTCTTCTGCATCAATTACATGCAATTTGTAGTATACTTGGGCATAACACTCATTATTGTGCTGGAAAACATACTATTTCCTATAGCCTGCTttgatttttttcaaaattattgtGCAGAGAAGTTCCATACACTTGCACTTGAAGGAGTTCCCAAGTTTGGGATCCACAACAGAACTGCAGCGTATAG GTGA
- the LOC103980010 gene encoding uncharacterized protein LOC103980010 isoform X2 encodes MAAICILMRTSARFLQQVRCLYRFHRGGISANRLGKTDRVSILNHPVVGALVGREADRYLNQSLLFFRAVCTSGGSCDVGGAGPLLEYEKRITSGELVGGDSFQIDTLQALQRLYEELVEHEESCQLDRYKSSQKSGRRRWLWSRFMPQSTYSPVKGLYLYGGVGTGKTMLMDLFFNQLPSNWRKKRIHFHDFMLNVHSRLQMHKGVADPLEVVAAEISDESILLCLDEFMVTDVADALILNRLFCHLFSNGVVLVSTSNRAPDQLYEGGLQRDLFLPFIETLKERCVIHEISSSTDYRKMGSAENGYYFIGKKYSGLLREKFHQLIGAEKPGPQVVEVVMGRKLQVPLGANGCAYFPFEDLCDRPLGAADYFGLFSELAPLLFCINYMQFVVYLGITLIIVLENILFPIACFDFFQNYCAEKFHTLALEGVPKFGIHNRTAAYRFVTLVDVMYENKARLLCTAEASPVELFERIVTVMDAQKIYPRSSSRSKKTDDIDLCVDNELGFAKDRTISRSFAISPAQLIFSTFFGDGETELRRRRQEEPK; translated from the exons ATGG CTGCCATCTGTATTTTGATGAGAACCTCAGCACGGTTTCTTCAACAAGTCCGGTGTTTGTATCGGTTTCACCGAGGAGGGATTTCAGCGAATAGACTGGGGAAAACCGATAGAGTTTCCATTTTGAATCATCCGGTTGTGGGAGCCCTTGTCGGCAGAGAAGCCGATAGATACCTGAACCAAAGTTTGCTTTTCTTCAGGGCTGTGTGTACTAGCGGAG GATCTTGTGATGTTGGCGGAGCAGGCCCTTTGCTGGAGTATGAAAAGAGAATTACATCCGGCGAACTTGTTGGCGGAGACAGCTTCCAG ATAGACACACTTCAAGCACTGCAAAGGCTCTATGAAGAGCTTGTGGAGCATGAAGAGAGTTGCCAGTTGGATAGATATAAGTCATCACAAAAGTCTGGGAG GAGGAGGTGGCTATGGTCCCGTTTTATGCCTCAGTCTACTTATTCACCAGTTAAAGGGCTGTATCTTTATGGAGGAGTAGGCACTGGAAAAACAATGCTTATGGATTTGTTTTTCAATCAATT GCCATCTAATTGGAGGAAGAAAAGAATACACTTTCATGATTTTATGTTGAATGTACATAGCCGGCTACAG ATGCACAAAGGGGTAGCAGATCCACTTGAAGTTGTTGCAGCAGAGATTTCAGATGAGTCCATTCTACTATGCCTTGATGAATTTATG GTAACTGATGTTGCTGATGCTTTGATATTAAATCGGCTTTTTTGCCATTTGTTCAGCAATGGTGTG GTTCTTGTCTCCACTTCCAATCGTGCTCCAGACCAGCTCTATGAAGGTGGTTTGCAAAGGGACCTATTTTTACCTTTTATTGAAACCTTGAAG gaaaggtgTGTAATTCATGAAATTAGCTCTTCAACGGACTACCGAAAGATGGGTTCT GCAGAGAATGGCTACTATTTTATCGGGAAGAAGTACTCTGGACTCCTAAGAGAGAAGTTTCATCAGTTAATAGGAGCAGAGAAACCTGGCCCGCAAGTTGTTGAAGTTGTAATGGGACGAAAGTTGCAG GTCCCACTCGGAGCTAATGGATGTGCATATTTTCCTTTTGAGGATCTTTGTGACAGACCTTTGGGGGCAGCAGACTACTTTGGATTGTTCAGTGAGCTAGCTCCACTCCTCTTCTGCATCAATTACATGCAATTTGTAGTATACTTGGGCATAACACTCATTATTGTGCTGGAAAACATACTATTTCCTATAGCCTGCTttgatttttttcaaaattattgtGCAGAGAAGTTCCATACACTTGCACTTGAAGGAGTTCCCAAGTTTGGGATCCACAACAGAACTGCAGCGTATAGGTTTGTCACATTGGTTGAT GTGATGTATGAGAATAAAGCCAGATTGTTGTGCACGGCAGAAGCATCTCCTGTTGAGTTATTTGAAAGAATTGTGACAGTCATGGATGCCCAGAAAATTTATCCACGGTCTTCTTCACGGTCTAAGAAAACTGATGATATTGATCTTTGCGTTGACAATGAGCTAGGATTCGCCAAAGACCGCACCATCAGCAG ATCTTTTGCCATCAGCCCCGCACAACTCATCTTCTCAACCTTCTTCGGCGACGGCGAGACCGAGCTACGACGGAGGCGGCAGGAAGAACCGAAGTGA
- the LOC103980010 gene encoding uncharacterized protein LOC103980010 isoform X3, whose protein sequence is MAAICILMRTSARFLQQVRCLYRFHRGGISANRLGKTDRVSILNHPVVGALVGREADRYLNQSLLFFRAVCTSGGSCDVGGAGPLLEYEKRITSGELVGGDSFQTHFKHCKGSMKSLWSMKRVASWIDISHHKSLGGSLCRRRWLWSRFMPQSTYSPVKGLYLYGGVGTGKTMLMDLFFNQLPSNWRKKRIHFHDFMLNVHSRLQMHKGVADPLEVVAAEISDESILLCLDEFMVTDVADALILNRLFCHLFSNGVVLVSTSNRAPDQLYEGGLQRDLFLPFIETLKERCVIHEISSSTDYRKMGSAENGYYFIGKKYSGLLREKFHQLIGAEKPGPQVVEVVMGRKLQVPLGANGCAYFPFEDLCDRPLGAADYFGLFSELAPLLFCINYMQFVVYLGITLIIVLENILFPIACFDFFQNYCAEKFHTLALEGVPKFGIHNRTAAYRFVTLVDVMYENKARLLCTAEASPVELFERIVTVMDAQKIYPRSSSRSKKTDDIDLCVDNELGFAKDRTISRLTEMNSKEYLEQHEANVTDNKTPQK, encoded by the exons ATGG CTGCCATCTGTATTTTGATGAGAACCTCAGCACGGTTTCTTCAACAAGTCCGGTGTTTGTATCGGTTTCACCGAGGAGGGATTTCAGCGAATAGACTGGGGAAAACCGATAGAGTTTCCATTTTGAATCATCCGGTTGTGGGAGCCCTTGTCGGCAGAGAAGCCGATAGATACCTGAACCAAAGTTTGCTTTTCTTCAGGGCTGTGTGTACTAGCGGAG GATCTTGTGATGTTGGCGGAGCAGGCCCTTTGCTGGAGTATGAAAAGAGAATTACATCCGGCGAACTTGTTGGCGGAGACAGCTTCCAG ACACACTTCAAGCACTGCAAAGGCTCTATGAAGAGCTTGTGGAGCATGAAGAGAGTTGCCAGTTGGATAGATATAAGTCATCACAAAAGTCTGGGAG GATCATTATGCAGGAGGAGGTGGCTATGGTCCCGTTTTATGCCTCAGTCTACTTATTCACCAGTTAAAGGGCTGTATCTTTATGGAGGAGTAGGCACTGGAAAAACAATGCTTATGGATTTGTTTTTCAATCAATT GCCATCTAATTGGAGGAAGAAAAGAATACACTTTCATGATTTTATGTTGAATGTACATAGCCGGCTACAG ATGCACAAAGGGGTAGCAGATCCACTTGAAGTTGTTGCAGCAGAGATTTCAGATGAGTCCATTCTACTATGCCTTGATGAATTTATG GTAACTGATGTTGCTGATGCTTTGATATTAAATCGGCTTTTTTGCCATTTGTTCAGCAATGGTGTG GTTCTTGTCTCCACTTCCAATCGTGCTCCAGACCAGCTCTATGAAGGTGGTTTGCAAAGGGACCTATTTTTACCTTTTATTGAAACCTTGAAG gaaaggtgTGTAATTCATGAAATTAGCTCTTCAACGGACTACCGAAAGATGGGTTCT GCAGAGAATGGCTACTATTTTATCGGGAAGAAGTACTCTGGACTCCTAAGAGAGAAGTTTCATCAGTTAATAGGAGCAGAGAAACCTGGCCCGCAAGTTGTTGAAGTTGTAATGGGACGAAAGTTGCAG GTCCCACTCGGAGCTAATGGATGTGCATATTTTCCTTTTGAGGATCTTTGTGACAGACCTTTGGGGGCAGCAGACTACTTTGGATTGTTCAGTGAGCTAGCTCCACTCCTCTTCTGCATCAATTACATGCAATTTGTAGTATACTTGGGCATAACACTCATTATTGTGCTGGAAAACATACTATTTCCTATAGCCTGCTttgatttttttcaaaattattgtGCAGAGAAGTTCCATACACTTGCACTTGAAGGAGTTCCCAAGTTTGGGATCCACAACAGAACTGCAGCGTATAGGTTTGTCACATTGGTTGAT GTGATGTATGAGAATAAAGCCAGATTGTTGTGCACGGCAGAAGCATCTCCTGTTGAGTTATTTGAAAGAATTGTGACAGTCATGGATGCCCAGAAAATTTATCCACGGTCTTCTTCACGGTCTAAGAAAACTGATGATATTGATCTTTGCGTTGACAATGAGCTAGGATTCGCCAAAGACCGCACCATCAGCAG ATTAACAGAGATGAATAGCAAAGAGTATTTGGAGCAACATGAAGCCAATGTGACGGATAATAAGACCCCACAAAAGTAG
- the LOC103980010 gene encoding uncharacterized protein LOC103980010 isoform X1, with translation MAAICILMRTSARFLQQVRCLYRFHRGGISANRLGKTDRVSILNHPVVGALVGREADRYLNQSLLFFRAVCTSGGSCDVGGAGPLLEYEKRITSGELVGGDSFQTHFKHCKGSMKSLWSMKRVASWIDISHHKSLGGSLCRRRWLWSRFMPQSTYSPVKGLYLYGGVGTGKTMLMDLFFNQLPSNWRKKRIHFHDFMLNVHSRLQMHKGVADPLEVVAAEISDESILLCLDEFMVTDVADALILNRLFCHLFSNGVVLVSTSNRAPDQLYEGGLQRDLFLPFIETLKERCVIHEISSSTDYRKMGSAENGYYFIGKKYSGLLREKFHQLIGAEKPGPQVVEVVMGRKLQVPLGANGCAYFPFEDLCDRPLGAADYFGLFSELAPLLFCINYMQFVVYLGITLIIVLENILFPIACFDFFQNYCAEKFHTLALEGVPKFGIHNRTAAYRFVTLVDVMYENKARLLCTAEASPVELFERIVTVMDAQKIYPRSSSRSKKTDDIDLCVDNELGFAKDRTISRSFAISPAQLIFSTFFGDGETELRRRRQEEPK, from the exons ATGG CTGCCATCTGTATTTTGATGAGAACCTCAGCACGGTTTCTTCAACAAGTCCGGTGTTTGTATCGGTTTCACCGAGGAGGGATTTCAGCGAATAGACTGGGGAAAACCGATAGAGTTTCCATTTTGAATCATCCGGTTGTGGGAGCCCTTGTCGGCAGAGAAGCCGATAGATACCTGAACCAAAGTTTGCTTTTCTTCAGGGCTGTGTGTACTAGCGGAG GATCTTGTGATGTTGGCGGAGCAGGCCCTTTGCTGGAGTATGAAAAGAGAATTACATCCGGCGAACTTGTTGGCGGAGACAGCTTCCAG ACACACTTCAAGCACTGCAAAGGCTCTATGAAGAGCTTGTGGAGCATGAAGAGAGTTGCCAGTTGGATAGATATAAGTCATCACAAAAGTCTGGGAG GATCATTATGCAGGAGGAGGTGGCTATGGTCCCGTTTTATGCCTCAGTCTACTTATTCACCAGTTAAAGGGCTGTATCTTTATGGAGGAGTAGGCACTGGAAAAACAATGCTTATGGATTTGTTTTTCAATCAATT GCCATCTAATTGGAGGAAGAAAAGAATACACTTTCATGATTTTATGTTGAATGTACATAGCCGGCTACAG ATGCACAAAGGGGTAGCAGATCCACTTGAAGTTGTTGCAGCAGAGATTTCAGATGAGTCCATTCTACTATGCCTTGATGAATTTATG GTAACTGATGTTGCTGATGCTTTGATATTAAATCGGCTTTTTTGCCATTTGTTCAGCAATGGTGTG GTTCTTGTCTCCACTTCCAATCGTGCTCCAGACCAGCTCTATGAAGGTGGTTTGCAAAGGGACCTATTTTTACCTTTTATTGAAACCTTGAAG gaaaggtgTGTAATTCATGAAATTAGCTCTTCAACGGACTACCGAAAGATGGGTTCT GCAGAGAATGGCTACTATTTTATCGGGAAGAAGTACTCTGGACTCCTAAGAGAGAAGTTTCATCAGTTAATAGGAGCAGAGAAACCTGGCCCGCAAGTTGTTGAAGTTGTAATGGGACGAAAGTTGCAG GTCCCACTCGGAGCTAATGGATGTGCATATTTTCCTTTTGAGGATCTTTGTGACAGACCTTTGGGGGCAGCAGACTACTTTGGATTGTTCAGTGAGCTAGCTCCACTCCTCTTCTGCATCAATTACATGCAATTTGTAGTATACTTGGGCATAACACTCATTATTGTGCTGGAAAACATACTATTTCCTATAGCCTGCTttgatttttttcaaaattattgtGCAGAGAAGTTCCATACACTTGCACTTGAAGGAGTTCCCAAGTTTGGGATCCACAACAGAACTGCAGCGTATAGGTTTGTCACATTGGTTGAT GTGATGTATGAGAATAAAGCCAGATTGTTGTGCACGGCAGAAGCATCTCCTGTTGAGTTATTTGAAAGAATTGTGACAGTCATGGATGCCCAGAAAATTTATCCACGGTCTTCTTCACGGTCTAAGAAAACTGATGATATTGATCTTTGCGTTGACAATGAGCTAGGATTCGCCAAAGACCGCACCATCAGCAG ATCTTTTGCCATCAGCCCCGCACAACTCATCTTCTCAACCTTCTTCGGCGACGGCGAGACCGAGCTACGACGGAGGCGGCAGGAAGAACCGAAGTGA
- the LOC103980010 gene encoding uncharacterized protein LOC103980010 isoform X11, whose amino-acid sequence MAAICILMRTSARFLQQVRCLYRFHRGGISANRLGKTDRVSILNHPVVGALVGREADRYLNQSLLFFRAVCTSGGSCDVGGAGPLLEYEKRITSGELVGGDSFQTHFKHCKGSMKSLWSMKRVASWIDISHHKSLGGSLCRRRWLWSRFMPQSTYSPVKGLYLYGGVGTGKTMLMDLFFNQLPSNWRKKRIHFHDFMLNVHSRLQMHKGVADPLEVVAAEISDESILLCLDEFMVTDVADALILNRLFCHLFSNGVVLVSTSNRAPDQLYEGGLQRDLFLPFIETLKERCVIHEISSSTDYRKMGSAENGYYFIGKKYSGLLREKFHQLIGAEKPGPQVVEVVMGRKLQVPLGANGCAYFPFEDLCDRPLGAADYFGLFKKFHTLALEGVPKFGIHNRTAAYR is encoded by the exons ATGG CTGCCATCTGTATTTTGATGAGAACCTCAGCACGGTTTCTTCAACAAGTCCGGTGTTTGTATCGGTTTCACCGAGGAGGGATTTCAGCGAATAGACTGGGGAAAACCGATAGAGTTTCCATTTTGAATCATCCGGTTGTGGGAGCCCTTGTCGGCAGAGAAGCCGATAGATACCTGAACCAAAGTTTGCTTTTCTTCAGGGCTGTGTGTACTAGCGGAG GATCTTGTGATGTTGGCGGAGCAGGCCCTTTGCTGGAGTATGAAAAGAGAATTACATCCGGCGAACTTGTTGGCGGAGACAGCTTCCAG ACACACTTCAAGCACTGCAAAGGCTCTATGAAGAGCTTGTGGAGCATGAAGAGAGTTGCCAGTTGGATAGATATAAGTCATCACAAAAGTCTGGGAG GATCATTATGCAGGAGGAGGTGGCTATGGTCCCGTTTTATGCCTCAGTCTACTTATTCACCAGTTAAAGGGCTGTATCTTTATGGAGGAGTAGGCACTGGAAAAACAATGCTTATGGATTTGTTTTTCAATCAATT GCCATCTAATTGGAGGAAGAAAAGAATACACTTTCATGATTTTATGTTGAATGTACATAGCCGGCTACAG ATGCACAAAGGGGTAGCAGATCCACTTGAAGTTGTTGCAGCAGAGATTTCAGATGAGTCCATTCTACTATGCCTTGATGAATTTATG GTAACTGATGTTGCTGATGCTTTGATATTAAATCGGCTTTTTTGCCATTTGTTCAGCAATGGTGTG GTTCTTGTCTCCACTTCCAATCGTGCTCCAGACCAGCTCTATGAAGGTGGTTTGCAAAGGGACCTATTTTTACCTTTTATTGAAACCTTGAAG gaaaggtgTGTAATTCATGAAATTAGCTCTTCAACGGACTACCGAAAGATGGGTTCT GCAGAGAATGGCTACTATTTTATCGGGAAGAAGTACTCTGGACTCCTAAGAGAGAAGTTTCATCAGTTAATAGGAGCAGAGAAACCTGGCCCGCAAGTTGTTGAAGTTGTAATGGGACGAAAGTTGCAG GTCCCACTCGGAGCTAATGGATGTGCATATTTTCCTTTTGAGGATCTTTGTGACAGACCTTTGGGGGCAGCAGACTACTTTGGATTGTTCA AGAAGTTCCATACACTTGCACTTGAAGGAGTTCCCAAGTTTGGGATCCACAACAGAACTGCAGCGTATAG GTGA
- the LOC103980010 gene encoding uncharacterized protein LOC103980010 isoform X7, which produces MAAICILMRTSARFLQQVRCLYRFHRGGISANRLGKTDRVSILNHPVVGALVGREADRYLNQSLLFFRAVCTSGGSCDVGGAGPLLEYEKRITSGELVGGDSFQIDTLQALQRLYEELVEHEESCQLDRYKSSQKSGRRRWLWSRFMPQSTYSPVKGLYLYGGVGTGKTMLMDLFFNQLPSNWRKKRIHFHDFMLNVHSRLQMHKGVADPLEVVAAEISDESILLCLDEFMVTDVADALILNRLFCHLFSNGVVLVSTSNRAPDQLYEGGLQRDLFLPFIETLKERCVIHEISSSTDYRKMGSAENGYYFIGKKYSGLLREKFHQLIGAEKPGPQVVEVVMGRKLQVPLGANGCAYFPFEDLCDRPLGAADYFGLFKKFHTLALEGVPKFGIHNRTAAYRFVTLVDVMYENKARLLCTAEASPVELFERIVTVMDAQKIYPRSSSRSKKTDDIDLCVDNELGFAKDRTISRLTEMNSKEYLEQHEANVTDNKTPQK; this is translated from the exons ATGG CTGCCATCTGTATTTTGATGAGAACCTCAGCACGGTTTCTTCAACAAGTCCGGTGTTTGTATCGGTTTCACCGAGGAGGGATTTCAGCGAATAGACTGGGGAAAACCGATAGAGTTTCCATTTTGAATCATCCGGTTGTGGGAGCCCTTGTCGGCAGAGAAGCCGATAGATACCTGAACCAAAGTTTGCTTTTCTTCAGGGCTGTGTGTACTAGCGGAG GATCTTGTGATGTTGGCGGAGCAGGCCCTTTGCTGGAGTATGAAAAGAGAATTACATCCGGCGAACTTGTTGGCGGAGACAGCTTCCAG ATAGACACACTTCAAGCACTGCAAAGGCTCTATGAAGAGCTTGTGGAGCATGAAGAGAGTTGCCAGTTGGATAGATATAAGTCATCACAAAAGTCTGGGAG GAGGAGGTGGCTATGGTCCCGTTTTATGCCTCAGTCTACTTATTCACCAGTTAAAGGGCTGTATCTTTATGGAGGAGTAGGCACTGGAAAAACAATGCTTATGGATTTGTTTTTCAATCAATT GCCATCTAATTGGAGGAAGAAAAGAATACACTTTCATGATTTTATGTTGAATGTACATAGCCGGCTACAG ATGCACAAAGGGGTAGCAGATCCACTTGAAGTTGTTGCAGCAGAGATTTCAGATGAGTCCATTCTACTATGCCTTGATGAATTTATG GTAACTGATGTTGCTGATGCTTTGATATTAAATCGGCTTTTTTGCCATTTGTTCAGCAATGGTGTG GTTCTTGTCTCCACTTCCAATCGTGCTCCAGACCAGCTCTATGAAGGTGGTTTGCAAAGGGACCTATTTTTACCTTTTATTGAAACCTTGAAG gaaaggtgTGTAATTCATGAAATTAGCTCTTCAACGGACTACCGAAAGATGGGTTCT GCAGAGAATGGCTACTATTTTATCGGGAAGAAGTACTCTGGACTCCTAAGAGAGAAGTTTCATCAGTTAATAGGAGCAGAGAAACCTGGCCCGCAAGTTGTTGAAGTTGTAATGGGACGAAAGTTGCAG GTCCCACTCGGAGCTAATGGATGTGCATATTTTCCTTTTGAGGATCTTTGTGACAGACCTTTGGGGGCAGCAGACTACTTTGGATTGTTCA AGAAGTTCCATACACTTGCACTTGAAGGAGTTCCCAAGTTTGGGATCCACAACAGAACTGCAGCGTATAGGTTTGTCACATTGGTTGAT GTGATGTATGAGAATAAAGCCAGATTGTTGTGCACGGCAGAAGCATCTCCTGTTGAGTTATTTGAAAGAATTGTGACAGTCATGGATGCCCAGAAAATTTATCCACGGTCTTCTTCACGGTCTAAGAAAACTGATGATATTGATCTTTGCGTTGACAATGAGCTAGGATTCGCCAAAGACCGCACCATCAGCAG ATTAACAGAGATGAATAGCAAAGAGTATTTGGAGCAACATGAAGCCAATGTGACGGATAATAAGACCCCACAAAAGTAG
- the LOC103980010 gene encoding uncharacterized protein LOC103980010 isoform X5 has translation MAAICILMRTSARFLQQVRCLYRFHRGGISANRLGKTDRVSILNHPVVGALVGREADRYLNQSLLFFRAVCTSGGSCDVGGAGPLLEYEKRITSGELVGGDSFQTHFKHCKGSMKSLWSMKRVASWIDISHHKSLGGSLCRRRWLWSRFMPQSTYSPVKGLYLYGGVGTGKTMLMDLFFNQLPSNWRKKRIHFHDFMLNVHSRLQMHKGVADPLEVVAAEISDESILLCLDEFMVTDVADALILNRLFCHLFSNGVVLVSTSNRAPDQLYEGGLQRDLFLPFIETLKERCVIHEISSSTDYRKMGSAENGYYFIGKKYSGLLREKFHQLIGAEKPGPQVVEVVMGRKLQVPLGANGCAYFPFEDLCDRPLGAADYFGLFKKFHTLALEGVPKFGIHNRTAAYRFVTLVDVMYENKARLLCTAEASPVELFERIVTVMDAQKIYPRSSSRSKKTDDIDLCVDNELGFAKDRTISRSFAISPAQLIFSTFFGDGETELRRRRQEEPK, from the exons ATGG CTGCCATCTGTATTTTGATGAGAACCTCAGCACGGTTTCTTCAACAAGTCCGGTGTTTGTATCGGTTTCACCGAGGAGGGATTTCAGCGAATAGACTGGGGAAAACCGATAGAGTTTCCATTTTGAATCATCCGGTTGTGGGAGCCCTTGTCGGCAGAGAAGCCGATAGATACCTGAACCAAAGTTTGCTTTTCTTCAGGGCTGTGTGTACTAGCGGAG GATCTTGTGATGTTGGCGGAGCAGGCCCTTTGCTGGAGTATGAAAAGAGAATTACATCCGGCGAACTTGTTGGCGGAGACAGCTTCCAG ACACACTTCAAGCACTGCAAAGGCTCTATGAAGAGCTTGTGGAGCATGAAGAGAGTTGCCAGTTGGATAGATATAAGTCATCACAAAAGTCTGGGAG GATCATTATGCAGGAGGAGGTGGCTATGGTCCCGTTTTATGCCTCAGTCTACTTATTCACCAGTTAAAGGGCTGTATCTTTATGGAGGAGTAGGCACTGGAAAAACAATGCTTATGGATTTGTTTTTCAATCAATT GCCATCTAATTGGAGGAAGAAAAGAATACACTTTCATGATTTTATGTTGAATGTACATAGCCGGCTACAG ATGCACAAAGGGGTAGCAGATCCACTTGAAGTTGTTGCAGCAGAGATTTCAGATGAGTCCATTCTACTATGCCTTGATGAATTTATG GTAACTGATGTTGCTGATGCTTTGATATTAAATCGGCTTTTTTGCCATTTGTTCAGCAATGGTGTG GTTCTTGTCTCCACTTCCAATCGTGCTCCAGACCAGCTCTATGAAGGTGGTTTGCAAAGGGACCTATTTTTACCTTTTATTGAAACCTTGAAG gaaaggtgTGTAATTCATGAAATTAGCTCTTCAACGGACTACCGAAAGATGGGTTCT GCAGAGAATGGCTACTATTTTATCGGGAAGAAGTACTCTGGACTCCTAAGAGAGAAGTTTCATCAGTTAATAGGAGCAGAGAAACCTGGCCCGCAAGTTGTTGAAGTTGTAATGGGACGAAAGTTGCAG GTCCCACTCGGAGCTAATGGATGTGCATATTTTCCTTTTGAGGATCTTTGTGACAGACCTTTGGGGGCAGCAGACTACTTTGGATTGTTCA AGAAGTTCCATACACTTGCACTTGAAGGAGTTCCCAAGTTTGGGATCCACAACAGAACTGCAGCGTATAGGTTTGTCACATTGGTTGAT GTGATGTATGAGAATAAAGCCAGATTGTTGTGCACGGCAGAAGCATCTCCTGTTGAGTTATTTGAAAGAATTGTGACAGTCATGGATGCCCAGAAAATTTATCCACGGTCTTCTTCACGGTCTAAGAAAACTGATGATATTGATCTTTGCGTTGACAATGAGCTAGGATTCGCCAAAGACCGCACCATCAGCAG ATCTTTTGCCATCAGCCCCGCACAACTCATCTTCTCAACCTTCTTCGGCGACGGCGAGACCGAGCTACGACGGAGGCGGCAGGAAGAACCGAAGTGA